The window ATGGTGTAGCGCTTGTTGCGGTCCACGAGGGCGTTGGCGGCGGCGAACTTCTTGGCAATCTTCGGCATGGTCGGAATCCTTTCGAAGAGGGCGTCGGTTAGCCGACGACGTCAATGCCCATGGAGCGCGCGGTGCCCGCGATGGTGTTCATCGCCGCCTCGAGCGAAGCCGCAGTGGTGTCCTGGATCTTCTTCTTGGCGATCTCCTCCAGCTGCTGGCGGGTGATCTGCCCCACCTTCTCCTTGCCAGGCTTCTTGGCGCCCGAGCCCTTCTTCTTCTCGGTGTGCAGGCCCGCCGCCTTCTTGATGAGCACGGCCGCCGGGGGCGTCTTGAGGATGAACGTGAAGGACCGGTCCTGGTACACGGTGATGATGACCGGGATGATGAGGCCTTCCTTGGCCTCCGCCTGGGTCTTGGCGTTGAACTGCTTGCAGAACTCCATGATGTTCACGCCCTGCTGACCGAGCGCGGGGCCGATCGGCGGAGCGGGGTTCGCCTTACCGGCGGGAATCTGCAGTTTGACCTGCCCAGTAACTTTCTTCATCGGCTGACAGCTGCCTTTCGAAACGGTGGTTCATTCGAACCGCTAGACGGCGGTTCTCCCACCTGGGAATCCGCGGCCCCGAGGCCGCGGAAGCGACTAGCCGGTGGTCTTCTCCACCTGCATGAAATCGAGTTCCACGGGGGTGGAACGGCCGAAGATGCTCACCAGCACCTTCACGCGCCCCTTCTCGGGGTTGACCTCTTCCACCGTGCCATTGAAGTTGGCGAACGGCCCGTCGATGACGCGGACGGTGTCCCCATCCTCGAACTGGACCTTGGGCTTCGGCTTGAGCGTGCCCTCGGAGATCTGCGAGGTAAGCCGGGCCACTTCCGCGTCCGAGATGGGCGTGGGCTGCTGGTTCTGCGCAGCGCCCG of the Stigmatella erecta genome contains:
- the rplK gene encoding 50S ribosomal protein L11 — translated: MKKVTGQVKLQIPAGKANPAPPIGPALGQQGVNIMEFCKQFNAKTQAEAKEGLIIPVIITVYQDRSFTFILKTPPAAVLIKKAAGLHTEKKKGSGAKKPGKEKVGQITRQQLEEIAKKKIQDTTAASLEAAMNTIAGTARSMGIDVVG
- the nusG gene encoding transcription termination/antitermination protein NusG, coding for MAKKWYVVHTYSNFENQAKKSLEEKVRLEGLQEQFGEILIPMEQVVEMVKGEKKTSKRKFFPGYIFVQMELNDRTWTLVKNTPKITGFPGAAQNQQPTPISDAEVARLTSQISEGTLKPKPKVQFEDGDTVRVIDGPFANFNGTVEEVNPEKGRVKVLVSIFGRSTPVELDFMQVEKTTG